The Mytilus edulis chromosome 12, xbMytEdul2.2, whole genome shotgun sequence genome contains a region encoding:
- the LOC139497102 gene encoding transmembrane and coiled-coil domains protein 1-like isoform X7 → MNVERLLRRGSLPAFRKKSDASKIPALKALTKKSTTPKSPNLAKKRQTSPDNVGTTPKTNLTTLSVTAPSDEMVHRSTEDLESEEVSSRDNGSSGEGALDEIDGQTECSISDVERTKHAKENLQTKINKTMENIKGEQAVKEEHVNEYLRLASNADKQQLQRIKTIFEKKNQKSTQTISALTKKVENYHKRMNDLDTYGFTGHKQARERLRDLGQGFKGVVGNIKGAKDHIKAKPSQLAHLIKNKFGSADNISQLKTSIEDTSIPEGEIKNQTSTLPASFKFSDDDNSSVTSGSVGLYHNSPQSASQHTSQQLPVIQQSINLEPIIQELQKSHEANKIIQESVQQLSDEFETYKITAQSDIAMLKTLLEEERYRVERLEVQINDMTELQQHEIQNLRQDITGMEEKTEYRLDERTSDIHDMLENCTTRITKMELQQQQQQIISMEMVENVTFRTLLTKLLNVVLAILAVILVFVSTVANCLAPFIANRTRVLSTTVLIVSIVMMFRNWDGISSLIGSIFNFLSSLFPQR, encoded by the exons ATGAATGTGGAACGTCTTTTAAGACGAGGTAGTCTTCCTGCTTTCAG GAAAAAGTCAGACGCCAGTAAAATCCCTGCACTAAAAGCTTTGACAAAGAAAAGTACAACACCAAAAAGTCCCAATCTTGCCAAGAAACGACAGACATCACCTGACAATGTCGGTACAACACCCAAGACTAATTTAACGACATTATCGGTCACAGCACCTTCAGATGAAATGGTCCATAGGAGTACAGAGGATTTAGAAAGT GAGGAAGTGAGTAGCAGGGACAATGGTAGCAGTGGAGAAGGTGCCCTTGATGAAATTGATGGACAGACAGAGTGTTCTATCTCTGATGTGGAGAGGACAAAACATGCCAAGGAGAACCTACAGACTAAGATCAATAAAACAATGGAAAACATCAAAGGAGAACAAGCTGTCAAAGAAG AACATGTGAATGAATATTTACGACTAGCGTCAAACGCTGACAAACAACAACTACAAAGAATAAAGacaatatttgaaaagaaaaatcagAAATCAACACAAACTATTAGTGCTTTGactaaaaaagtagaaaattATCATAAACGAATGAATGACTTAGATACATATGGATTTACTGGGCATAAACAGGCTAGAGAGCGGTTACGGGACTTGGGTCAAGGCTTTAA GGGTGTTGTTGGAAATATCAAAGGTGCTAAAGA TCATATAAAGGCCAAACCAAGCCAGTTAGCTCATTTGATAAAGAATAAATTTGGAAGTGCTGATAATATCAGCCAACTGA AGACATCGATAGAAGACACGAGTATTCCAGAAGGGGAGATAAAAAATCAGACCAGTACATTACCAGCTAG tttcaaatTTTCGGACGATGATAACTCCAGCGTGACATCAGGATCCGTAGGCTTGTATCACAATAGTCCACAGTCAGCCTCCCAGCATACATCACAACAACTTCCTGTTATACAGCAGTCAATAAATCTAGAACCAATCATCCAGGAACTACAGAAATCACATGAGGCCAACAAGATCATTCAGGAATCTGTACAACAATTGTCTGATGAGTTTGAAACTTATAAG ATTACTGCCCAGAGTGATATAGCTATGTTAAAAACCTTATTAGAAGAAGAACGTTACCGGGTAGAAAGATTAGAAGTACAGATTAATGACATGACAGAACTACAGCAACATGAAATACAGAATCTACGACAG GATATAACTGGTATGGAGGAGAAAACAGAATACAGACTTGACGAGAGGACCAGCGATATACATGACATGTTAGAGAACTGTACCACAAGG atcACAAAGATGGAGCTCCAGCAGCAACAGCAGCAGATTATCTCCATGGAGATGGTTGAGAATGTGACCTTTCGAACTTTGTTGACCAAGTTACTGAATGTTGTTTTGGCTATATTAGCTGTTATACTTGTTTTTGTATCCACAGTTGCCAACTGTCTTGCCCCATTTATAGCTAACAG GACAAGAGTTTTGAGTACGACTGTTCTTATTGTCAGTATTGTGATGATGTTCAGAAATTGGGACGGCATCTCTAGCCTAATAGGATCTATATTTAACTTTCTGAGTAGTTTATTTCCACAAAGGTGA
- the LOC139497102 gene encoding transmembrane and coiled-coil domains protein 1-like isoform X3, which produces MNVERLLRRGSLPAFRKKSDASKIPALKALTKKSTTPKSPNLAKKRQTSPDNVGTTPKTNLTTLSVTAPSDEMVHRSTEDLESEEVSSRDNGSSGEGALDEIDGQTECSISDVERTKHAKENLQTKINKTMENIKGEQAVKEEHVNEYLRLASNADKQQLQRIKTIFEKKNQKSTQTISALTKKVENYHKRMNDLDTYGFTGHKQARERLRDLGQGFKGVGANIVDGITGFSGGVVGNIKGAKDHIKAKPSQLAHLIKNKFGSADNISQLKTSIEDTSIPEGEIKNQTSTLPASFKFSDDDNSSVTSGSVGLYHNSPQSASQHTSQQLPVIQQSINLEPIIQELQKSHEANKIIQESVQQLSDEFETYKITAQSDIAMLKTLLEEERYRVERLEVQINDMTELQQHEIQNLRQDITGMEEKTEYRLDERTSDIHDMLENCTTRITKMELQQQQQQIISMEMVENVTFRTLLTKLLNVVLAILAVILVFVSTVANCLAPFIANRTRVLSTTVLIVSIVMMFRNWDGISSLIGSIFNFLSSLFPQR; this is translated from the exons ATGAATGTGGAACGTCTTTTAAGACGAGGTAGTCTTCCTGCTTTCAG GAAAAAGTCAGACGCCAGTAAAATCCCTGCACTAAAAGCTTTGACAAAGAAAAGTACAACACCAAAAAGTCCCAATCTTGCCAAGAAACGACAGACATCACCTGACAATGTCGGTACAACACCCAAGACTAATTTAACGACATTATCGGTCACAGCACCTTCAGATGAAATGGTCCATAGGAGTACAGAGGATTTAGAAAGT GAGGAAGTGAGTAGCAGGGACAATGGTAGCAGTGGAGAAGGTGCCCTTGATGAAATTGATGGACAGACAGAGTGTTCTATCTCTGATGTGGAGAGGACAAAACATGCCAAGGAGAACCTACAGACTAAGATCAATAAAACAATGGAAAACATCAAAGGAGAACAAGCTGTCAAAGAAG AACATGTGAATGAATATTTACGACTAGCGTCAAACGCTGACAAACAACAACTACAAAGAATAAAGacaatatttgaaaagaaaaatcagAAATCAACACAAACTATTAGTGCTTTGactaaaaaagtagaaaattATCATAAACGAATGAATGACTTAGATACATATGGATTTACTGGGCATAAACAGGCTAGAGAGCGGTTACGGGACTTGGGTCAAGGCTTTAA GGGAGTTGGTGCAAATATTGTTGATGGTATTACAGGGTTTTCTGG GGGTGTTGTTGGAAATATCAAAGGTGCTAAAGA TCATATAAAGGCCAAACCAAGCCAGTTAGCTCATTTGATAAAGAATAAATTTGGAAGTGCTGATAATATCAGCCAACTGA AGACATCGATAGAAGACACGAGTATTCCAGAAGGGGAGATAAAAAATCAGACCAGTACATTACCAGCTAG tttcaaatTTTCGGACGATGATAACTCCAGCGTGACATCAGGATCCGTAGGCTTGTATCACAATAGTCCACAGTCAGCCTCCCAGCATACATCACAACAACTTCCTGTTATACAGCAGTCAATAAATCTAGAACCAATCATCCAGGAACTACAGAAATCACATGAGGCCAACAAGATCATTCAGGAATCTGTACAACAATTGTCTGATGAGTTTGAAACTTATAAG ATTACTGCCCAGAGTGATATAGCTATGTTAAAAACCTTATTAGAAGAAGAACGTTACCGGGTAGAAAGATTAGAAGTACAGATTAATGACATGACAGAACTACAGCAACATGAAATACAGAATCTACGACAG GATATAACTGGTATGGAGGAGAAAACAGAATACAGACTTGACGAGAGGACCAGCGATATACATGACATGTTAGAGAACTGTACCACAAGG atcACAAAGATGGAGCTCCAGCAGCAACAGCAGCAGATTATCTCCATGGAGATGGTTGAGAATGTGACCTTTCGAACTTTGTTGACCAAGTTACTGAATGTTGTTTTGGCTATATTAGCTGTTATACTTGTTTTTGTATCCACAGTTGCCAACTGTCTTGCCCCATTTATAGCTAACAG GACAAGAGTTTTGAGTACGACTGTTCTTATTGTCAGTATTGTGATGATGTTCAGAAATTGGGACGGCATCTCTAGCCTAATAGGATCTATATTTAACTTTCTGAGTAGTTTATTTCCACAAAGGTGA